The DNA sequence ACGGGGCAAGAACATttgacttaaagtttcatatttTCTTTATTTCTTGGAACTAGAAACTTATGTAGAGTCTGCTTTTACAAAGACAATGCCAGGCAAAAAAGTCTATTCTAAAATAAAACACCGAGTGAAGTAGGGCAATATACAAAAATCAAGATACTTCAAGACTTATATAAGGAGGAAGTCTTAGCTAGCTAACCTGCAAAGGTGGTGACAACCAGCTCATAGGTCTGACCAATTTTGACATCCACAAGATCTACAAGCTTCATCTCACCGGGATCGCCATCGTCATCAACAGTAGGAGTTTCTTCATCACGAGGCTGTATCTCGACAAACTCAAAGTAGGCGATGTTAGGAAGCAACGCATACGACGCATGGCTGGGCGGGTCGAGAGGCCTTAGATTGACTCCGGCGGCACACTCGGTAGATGCATGGCAGGGCGAGACTATCGGCAACCGGCCACCGCAGTAGCTCCAGAGGATCGGAATGTACTGCGCCATGGAGCCGGTGACTATGGTGAGGGCACACCGTGCCCGCGGCCATAGCCTGGTGACAATACCGTCCCAGGGCCTAGCAGCGCACTCCGACGCGACCGCGTCAGCCAGTGCCGGATCGGGCCCTCGCAGGTATCGCTGGATGACGGCGTCACGCAGGGGCGCATGCGTTATCCGGCCACTGAGGCTGCCGGTGCGGATGTCGGAGCACATCTCCTCCCAGTTTTGCTCCAGGAACTTGATGGCTCGGACGAAGCTGTTGGCGA is a window from the Triticum aestivum cultivar Chinese Spring unplaced genomic scaffold, IWGSC CS RefSeq v2.1 scaffold93094, whole genome shotgun sequence genome containing:
- the LOC123177572 gene encoding probable indole-3-acetic acid-amido synthetase GH3.7, giving the protein MHLHADQESKRGMGMRLTLTFPVEHTPSGLQVQAATTAYYCSSQFQDHEVGGFDRCTSPMEAILCPDAEQSMYCQLLCGLLNRDSVNHVGTSFANSFVRAIKFLEQNWEEMCSDIRTGSLSGRITHAPLRDAVIQRYLRGPDPALADAVASECAARPWDGIVTRLWPRARCALTIVTGSMAQYIPILWSYCGGRLPIVSPCHASTECAAGVNLRPLDPPSHASYALLPNIAYFEFVEIQPRDEETPTVDDDGDPGEMKLVDLVDVKIGQTYELVVTTFAGLYRYRVGDLLTVTSFYNATPLFHFSGRHDVILSIDHEKISEEELLRAISQAIELHLGPLGYM